From the genome of Alosa alosa isolate M-15738 ecotype Scorff River chromosome 20, AALO_Geno_1.1, whole genome shotgun sequence, one region includes:
- the LOC125285092 gene encoding free fatty acid receptor 2-like, with protein MTVSHLLLCVYILTFILGFPANILAFCTFCVKMRRKPTPMDVLLLNLTISDLIFLTFLPLKIKEAADDMWWNLPFVLCPVSSFFFFSCIYTSTLFLTAVAVERYLAVAFPIQYKVWRRPRYAVIASVLFWLVSGVNLSITYLVPIMHTDNGTSTVAPDVQKPSKCYENFENDQLSIIVPVRLELFLALFLVPFLICCFCYINLIRILSQLPSITRERRLRAVGLAVVTLLVFTVCFAPYNISHVVGYARGKSEHWRDLALISTTLNACLDPMIFYFSSSTVRKAISCCLQGLMKKLHIVRCPRAQCCPPMAAARPDIPDIYIETNPPNPNT; from the coding sequence atgacGGTAAGCCATCTCCTGCTGTGTGTCTACATCCTCACCTTCATACTGGGGTTCCCTGCCAACATCCTGGCCTTCTGCACCTTCTGCGTCAAGATGCGTCGCAAACCGACCCCCATGGACGTCCTCCTGTTAAACCTCACCATCTCCGACCTCATCTTCCTCACCTTCCTGCCCCTGAAGATTAAGGAGGCAGCAGACGATATGTGGTGGAACCTTCCTTTCGTCCTGTGCCCGGTCTCcagctttttcttcttctcctgcaTCTACACCAGCACGCTCTTCCTGACGGCGGTGGCTGTGGAGCGCTACCTGGCCGTGGCGTTCCCCATCCAGTACAAGGTGTGGCGCAGGCCTCGCTACGCTGTGATAGCGAGCGTCCTCTTCTGGCTGGTGTCCGGCGTCAACCTGAGCATCACTTACCTTGTCCCCATCATGCATACGGACAATGGCACAAGCACAGTGGCGCCGGACGTCCAGAAACCCAGTAAATGTTACGAGAACTTTGAAAACGACCAGCTGTCGATTATAGTGCCTGTGCGTTTGGAGCTCTTCCTGGCGCTCTTCCTCGTCCCTTTCCTCATCTGCTGCTTCTGCTACATTAATTTAATCCGCATCCTGTCCCAGCTGCCCAGCATTACCCGTGAGCGTCGTCTGAGGGCCGTGGGACTGGCAGTGGTCACCCTCCTGGTGTTTACCGTCTGCTTTGCGCCCTACAACATCTCCCACGTGGTGGGCTATGCGCGCGGTAAGAGTGAACATTGGAGAGACCTGGCACTCATCTCTACCACGCTCAATGCTTGCTTGGACCCCATGATCTTCTACTTCTCCTCCTCTACGGTACGTAAGGCCATCAGTTGCTGCCTGCAAGGCCTGATGAAGAAACTGCACATCGTCCGCTGCCCACGAGCTCAGTGCTGCCCCCCCATGGCTGCTGCTAGACCTGACATACCTGACATATACATAGAGACAAACCCTCCCAACCCAAATACCTGA